One Streptomyces sp. SAI-135 DNA segment encodes these proteins:
- a CDS encoding GntR family transcriptional regulator, with product MATDDVTSSAKAKYLQIADDLAAQIRSGALEPGAPVPSEADLMARYSVASGTVRKAVAELRAAQLIETHHGRGSFVRSRPPVQRKSSDRFRRAHRKAGKAAYLAEAEQSGGTPSVNVLYVGPVDAPVEIAERLNVTTGTKVLARKRRYFRDGIPTEEATSYLPWDVVKDIPEMFAENPGGGGIYARLEEHGHMLAEFVETVKARLATKAEATALALSPGAPVVHLVRSAFSDDGRVVEVCDTIMAADQFVLDYRFPARD from the coding sequence ATGGCGACAGACGACGTGACATCTTCGGCCAAGGCAAAGTACCTCCAGATCGCGGATGATCTCGCAGCGCAGATCAGGTCGGGGGCATTGGAGCCTGGGGCTCCGGTACCCAGCGAGGCCGATCTGATGGCTCGATACAGCGTCGCCTCGGGAACGGTACGCAAGGCGGTGGCCGAGCTGCGGGCCGCGCAGTTGATCGAGACCCACCACGGGCGCGGTTCCTTCGTCCGCTCGCGGCCCCCTGTCCAGCGGAAGTCATCCGATCGCTTTCGTCGGGCACACCGTAAAGCCGGTAAGGCTGCCTACCTCGCCGAAGCCGAGCAGTCTGGCGGCACCCCCTCCGTGAATGTGCTCTACGTCGGCCCTGTCGACGCGCCGGTCGAGATTGCGGAGCGACTGAACGTCACGACAGGAACCAAGGTCCTTGCTCGCAAGCGCAGGTACTTCCGCGACGGCATCCCCACTGAAGAGGCAACGTCCTACCTGCCCTGGGATGTGGTGAAGGACATCCCCGAGATGTTCGCCGAGAACCCCGGCGGCGGTGGAATCTACGCCCGCCTTGAAGAGCATGGCCACATGCTGGCGGAGTTCGTCGAGACCGTGAAAGCACGACTGGCCACCAAGGCTGAAGCAACTGCCCTGGCCCTGAGCCCCGGCGCACCTGTTGTCCACTTGGTCCGCAGTGCCTTTTCGGACGACGGGCGAGTAGTCGAGGTGTGCGACACCATCATGGCTGCTGACCAGTTCGTTTTGGATTACCGCTTCCCCGCGCGGGACTGA
- a CDS encoding NUDIX domain-containing protein gives MLLYMSNSHPQSPSTPLHSVSVAGVVVREDGRVLVIRRADNGTWEPPGGVLERTEAIEDGVRREVYEETGIKVRVERLTGVYKNMTVGVVALVFRCQPEGGHEQLSAESTAVAWLTPDEAVAAMGEVYAVRIADALRDEAPHIRTHDGRKLTPPVGN, from the coding sequence ATTCTCCTGTACATGAGTAACAGCCACCCGCAGAGCCCGTCAACGCCGCTCCACTCGGTATCGGTGGCGGGAGTCGTTGTGCGTGAGGACGGGCGCGTGTTGGTGATTCGCCGTGCCGACAACGGCACGTGGGAGCCGCCCGGCGGGGTGCTTGAGCGTACGGAAGCCATCGAAGATGGGGTCCGCCGCGAGGTATACGAGGAGACCGGGATCAAGGTGCGCGTCGAGCGCTTGACCGGCGTCTACAAGAACATGACGGTTGGCGTTGTCGCCCTGGTGTTCAGGTGTCAGCCCGAAGGCGGTCACGAACAGCTCTCGGCCGAGTCGACCGCTGTTGCATGGCTCACCCCGGACGAGGCAGTAGCGGCGATGGGCGAGGTCTACGCGGTGCGCATCGCGGACGCTTTGCGCGACGAAGCGCCGCACATCCGGACGCATGACGGCCGCAAGCTGACGCCACCGGTCGGCAACTGA
- a CDS encoding trypsin-like peptidase domain-containing protein: protein MSTENEGTEVPPAPSAPPVPVDAPAASAPQAPDAGAPTTPIPPHPSGGAQGPELVHAGPAPAYASAPGQQHGGAGGPQGSWPPPQAPGTPSYADGGAGDAGAGGAGAGGAGPTGVWGAGYQQPAPKPKTGRGGLVAAVLVAALVAGGLGGGLGYTLAKNNDNGSSTTLSASDSGGSVKRDAGTVAGVAQRALPSTVTIEAESTNGEGGTGTGFVFDTQGHIVTNNHVVADAVDGGKLTATFPNGKKYDAEVVGHAQGYDVAVIKLKNAPSDLNPLTLGNSDQVAVGDSTIAIGAPFGLSNTVTTGIISAKNRPVASSDGSGSNASYMSALQTDASINPGNSGGPLLDAQGNVIGINSAIQSTSGGGLGGTSQSGSIGLGFAIPINQAKYVAQQLIQTGKPVYAKIGASVSLEDSTGGAKITTEGAGGSDPVEAGGPAAKAGLKPGDVITKLDDHVIDSGPTLIGEIWTHKPGDKVTITYERDGKTRTVDLTLGSRTGDS from the coding sequence GTGAGCACCGAGAACGAGGGCACCGAGGTACCCCCGGCCCCGTCTGCACCCCCCGTGCCGGTGGACGCTCCCGCGGCTTCGGCGCCCCAGGCCCCCGACGCGGGCGCCCCCACCACGCCGATCCCGCCGCATCCCTCCGGCGGCGCCCAGGGCCCGGAACTCGTGCACGCGGGACCGGCTCCGGCGTACGCCTCGGCACCGGGGCAGCAGCACGGTGGCGCGGGCGGCCCCCAGGGCTCCTGGCCGCCGCCGCAGGCTCCGGGCACCCCGTCGTACGCCGACGGCGGTGCGGGTGACGCGGGTGCCGGCGGCGCGGGTGCCGGTGGCGCCGGTCCGACGGGCGTGTGGGGCGCGGGGTACCAGCAGCCCGCGCCGAAGCCGAAGACGGGCCGCGGTGGTCTCGTCGCAGCGGTCCTGGTGGCCGCGCTCGTCGCCGGCGGTCTCGGCGGCGGTCTCGGTTACACCCTGGCCAAGAACAACGACAACGGCTCCTCCACCACCCTCTCCGCGTCCGACAGCGGCGGCAGCGTCAAGCGTGACGCCGGCACCGTCGCGGGCGTGGCGCAGCGGGCCCTGCCCAGCACGGTCACCATCGAGGCCGAGTCCACCAACGGCGAGGGCGGCACCGGCACCGGGTTCGTCTTCGACACCCAGGGCCACATCGTCACCAACAACCACGTGGTCGCCGACGCGGTCGACGGCGGCAAGCTGACCGCCACCTTCCCGAACGGCAAGAAGTACGACGCCGAGGTGGTCGGCCACGCGCAGGGCTACGACGTGGCGGTCATCAAGCTCAAGAACGCGCCGAGCGACCTCAACCCGCTCACCCTCGGCAACTCCGACCAGGTGGCGGTCGGCGACTCCACGATCGCGATCGGCGCCCCCTTCGGGCTGTCGAACACCGTCACGACCGGCATCATCAGCGCGAAGAACCGTCCGGTGGCCTCCAGCGACGGCAGCGGCAGCAACGCCTCCTACATGAGCGCGCTGCAGACGGACGCGTCGATCAACCCGGGCAACTCGGGCGGCCCCCTCCTCGACGCGCAGGGCAATGTGATCGGCATCAACTCCGCGATCCAGTCCACCAGCGGCGGCGGCCTCGGCGGCACCAGCCAGTCCGGCTCGATCGGCCTCGGCTTCGCCATCCCGATCAACCAGGCCAAGTACGTCGCCCAGCAGCTCATCCAGACCGGCAAGCCGGTCTACGCCAAGATCGGCGCGTCCGTCTCCCTGGAGGACTCCACGGGCGGCGCGAAGATCACCACGGAGGGCGCCGGCGGCTCCGACCCGGTCGAGGCGGGCGGCCCCGCCGCCAAGGCCGGCCTCAAGCCCGGCGACGTCATCACCAAGCTGGACGACCACGTCATCGACTCCGGGCCCACCCTGATCGGCGAGATCTGGACCCACAAGCCCGGCGACAAGGTCACGATCACCTACGAGCGCGACGGCAAGACCCGCACGGTCGATCTCACCCTCGGCTCCCGCACCGGCGACAGCTGA
- a CDS encoding glycerophosphodiester phosphodiesterase, translating into MTHARQQLTQVVAHRGASEDAPEHTLAAYRKAIEDGADALECDVRLTADGHLVCVHDRRVNRTSNGRGAVSALELADLAALDFGSRRTREFWRTRDEEPDWVFRPEDREETSVLTLERLLELVADAGRRVEMAIETKHPTRWAGQVEERLLLLLKRFGLDSPASPAESPIRVMSFSARSLHRVRAASPTLPTVYLLQFVSPRLRDGRLPAGVHIAGPSIRIVRNHPGYIERLKRAGHQVHVWTVNEPEDVDLCVELGVDAIITNRPRAVLDRLGR; encoded by the coding sequence GTGACCCACGCACGGCAGCAGCTGACTCAAGTCGTCGCCCACCGCGGAGCCTCGGAAGACGCTCCCGAGCACACTCTCGCCGCGTACCGCAAAGCGATCGAGGACGGGGCGGACGCCCTCGAATGCGATGTGCGCCTCACGGCCGACGGTCATCTGGTGTGCGTCCACGACCGACGGGTCAACCGTACGTCCAACGGCCGCGGAGCGGTCTCGGCCCTGGAGCTCGCCGACCTCGCCGCCCTGGACTTCGGCTCGCGCAGGACGCGGGAGTTCTGGCGCACCCGCGACGAGGAGCCGGACTGGGTGTTCCGGCCCGAGGACCGGGAGGAAACCTCCGTGCTCACCCTGGAGCGGCTGCTCGAACTCGTCGCCGACGCGGGGCGGCGGGTGGAGATGGCCATCGAGACCAAGCACCCCACGCGCTGGGCGGGCCAGGTCGAGGAGCGGCTGCTGCTGCTCCTGAAGCGGTTCGGTCTGGACAGCCCCGCCTCGCCCGCCGAGTCGCCGATCAGGGTCATGAGCTTCTCGGCCCGGTCGCTGCATCGCGTGCGTGCCGCCTCGCCGACCCTGCCGACGGTCTATCTGCTGCAGTTCGTCTCGCCCCGGCTGCGGGACGGCCGGCTGCCGGCGGGGGTGCACATCGCGGGCCCCTCGATCCGGATCGTGCGCAACCACCCCGGGTACATCGAGCGCCTGAAGCGGGCGGGCCACCAGGTGCACGTGTGGACCGTCAACGAACCCGAGGACGTGGACCTCTGCGTCGAGCTGGGCGTCGACGCCATCATCACCAACCGGCCGCGCGCGGTGCTCGACCGACTGGGCCGCTGA
- a CDS encoding ATP-binding protein encodes MRRRNGIGRFPVQANGASTPWRGAKEVSGVALVVAQEVPTSSSMAVPHGPAGVGEARHRMRVQLRRGGVAESVIDDAVLILSELLSNACKHGRPLGDALAGDGDVRAAWRVDAGGRLTVEVTDGGGPTRPAPATPSVTAHGGRGLNIITALADDWGVRDDARGEVTVWVIVHADVHDPDAGRRRDDFATRVVAPSVAIPDLDFSDAFDDLA; translated from the coding sequence ATGCGTCGGCGGAACGGGATTGGCCGGTTTCCGGTACAGGCCAATGGGGCATCCACACCGTGGCGTGGGGCGAAGGAGGTCTCGGGGGTGGCGTTGGTGGTGGCACAGGAGGTGCCCACGTCGTCGAGCATGGCCGTACCCCATGGCCCTGCGGGCGTGGGGGAAGCGAGACACCGTATGCGCGTGCAGCTGCGCAGGGGTGGCGTGGCGGAATCGGTCATCGACGACGCCGTACTGATTCTTTCCGAACTCTTGAGCAACGCGTGCAAACACGGCCGGCCGCTGGGCGACGCCCTGGCCGGGGACGGTGACGTCCGTGCCGCCTGGCGGGTGGACGCGGGCGGCAGGCTCACGGTCGAGGTGACGGACGGCGGCGGGCCCACCCGCCCGGCTCCGGCCACGCCCTCGGTCACCGCGCACGGCGGCCGCGGGCTCAACATCATCACCGCGCTGGCCGACGACTGGGGTGTCAGGGACGACGCCCGGGGCGAGGTCACGGTCTGGGTGATCGTCCACGCGGACGTTCACGATCCGGACGCAGGCCGCCGCCGCGACGACTTCGCCACGCGGGTGGTCGCCCCGTCGGTCGCGATACCCGACCTGGACTTCTCGGACGCGTTCGACGACCTCGCCTGA
- a CDS encoding DUF5926 family protein, with translation MAKKRPQTKAKRPQSTDGARAVGADGEIPVVGAREPCPCGSGRRYKACHGRAAAQAATELVHRPFEGLPGEGDWVALRELVPAATVELTLKSGLPEGVPSVTLATVLPMAWPALRRDDGSVLLGLQNDTASGDISRDLADTLQRALTAAPGTPVEGRRAPADGPRLQDLLDPDGAFEPVVHEGFEFWVPDAENATPEVTASLERANAAAIPTVRLTGVDAAYWCETPDKNHLRWVMPHPEEQLLDALARLHAAGKSSLGEGTRLVGSFRAHGLTVPVWDLPSGVTAEDVEKPAAEFGERLAGALATDAPLTADERRARGGLTNRQVTLS, from the coding sequence ATGGCCAAGAAGCGACCCCAGACGAAGGCCAAGCGCCCGCAGAGCACGGACGGCGCCCGCGCCGTGGGCGCCGATGGTGAGATTCCGGTGGTCGGCGCCCGCGAACCCTGCCCGTGCGGCAGCGGCCGCCGCTACAAGGCCTGCCACGGCCGGGCCGCCGCGCAGGCCGCCACCGAGCTGGTGCACCGCCCGTTCGAGGGCCTGCCGGGCGAGGGCGACTGGGTGGCCCTGCGCGAGCTGGTCCCCGCCGCCACCGTCGAACTGACCCTCAAGAGCGGCCTCCCCGAGGGCGTCCCGTCGGTCACGCTGGCCACGGTCCTGCCGATGGCCTGGCCCGCCCTGCGCCGCGACGACGGCTCGGTCCTGCTCGGACTGCAGAACGACACGGCGTCCGGTGACATCAGCCGCGATCTCGCCGACACCCTCCAGCGCGCGCTCACGGCGGCTCCGGGCACCCCGGTCGAGGGCCGGCGCGCTCCCGCCGACGGTCCGCGACTGCAGGACCTGCTCGACCCCGATGGCGCCTTCGAGCCAGTTGTGCACGAGGGCTTCGAGTTCTGGGTCCCCGACGCGGAGAACGCCACGCCGGAGGTGACCGCCTCCCTGGAGCGGGCCAACGCCGCGGCCATCCCGACCGTCCGGCTGACCGGTGTCGACGCCGCCTACTGGTGCGAGACCCCGGACAAGAACCATCTGCGCTGGGTGATGCCGCACCCCGAGGAGCAACTTCTGGACGCGCTCGCGCGACTGCACGCGGCCGGGAAGTCGAGCCTCGGCGAGGGCACCAGGCTCGTCGGTTCCTTCCGCGCCCACGGCCTCACCGTCCCGGTCTGGGACCTGCCGAGCGGGGTCACCGCGGAGGACGTCGAGAAGCCGGCCGCCGAGTTCGGCGAGCGTCTCGCAGGCGCTCTGGCCACGGACGCACCGCTGACCGCCGACGAGCGCCGCGCCCGTGGCGGCCTCACCAACCGACAGGTCACGCTGAGTTGA
- a CDS encoding bifunctional DNA primase/polymerase, whose amino-acid sequence MREILGRRRRLLSQRSDGRPELFSAALTFAKEWQWPVLPGVAPDPEGRARCGCPDPECTVPGAHPFDPGLLAATTDERMVRWWWTNRPAAPIILATGGSAPCAVSLPALPAARALAALDRQGMRLGPVVASPTRWAILVKPYSMEQLGELLYAQDHVPGSLRFHGEGGYLALPPSETGHGEITWERAPLPGSASPWVPDVEAVVDAVVEALTRTGVSAPEL is encoded by the coding sequence ATGCGCGAGATCCTCGGAAGGCGACGCAGGCTCCTGTCCCAGCGCAGCGACGGAAGGCCTGAATTGTTCAGCGCGGCCCTGACCTTCGCGAAGGAATGGCAGTGGCCCGTACTCCCCGGTGTGGCACCGGACCCGGAGGGCCGGGCCCGCTGCGGATGCCCCGACCCGGAGTGCACGGTCCCCGGCGCCCACCCCTTCGACCCGGGCCTGCTCGCGGCCACCACGGACGAGCGCATGGTGCGCTGGTGGTGGACCAACCGACCGGCCGCACCGATCATCCTGGCCACCGGCGGCAGTGCGCCCTGCGCGGTCAGCCTGCCGGCCCTCCCGGCCGCCCGCGCCCTGGCCGCACTCGACCGCCAGGGCATGCGCCTGGGCCCGGTGGTCGCCTCGCCGACCCGCTGGGCGATCCTCGTCAAGCCGTACTCGATGGAACAGCTGGGCGAACTGCTCTACGCCCAGGACCACGTCCCCGGCTCCCTCCGCTTCCACGGCGAGGGCGGCTACCTCGCCCTGCCCCCGTCCGAGACCGGCCACGGCGAGATCACCTGGGAGCGGGCCCCGCTTCCCGGCTCGGCCTCCCCGTGGGTCCCCGATGTCGAGGCCGTGGTGGACGCCGTGGTCGAGGCCCTCACTCGTACGGGTGTGAGCGCACCCGAGTTGTAA